The Sulfurimonas sp. genome includes a region encoding these proteins:
- a CDS encoding HlyD family secretion protein — protein MNKSILKKLLFGVLVVGGFITYYMLENLNSNQLSDAFSSGNGRLEMTEVDIATKYPGRVQKVFVQEGQMVSKGQLMAKLDTKELEARLKQTKAMVEQAVQQKEYSKAIVVQRKSELSLAKKNLERSKSLYVNKNISLVQLQQDETKLKSAKAALSAAKAQVVSAEASIEAAKAQVETIKVNIEETSLYAPIEGRVLYKLVESGEIVGSGTKLYTLLNLTDTFMTIFLPTADAGRVEVGSEARIVVDALPDKPIPAFVTFVSPEAQFTPKEIETDKERAKLMFRIKVKVDPKIIKDGFRNAKSGLPGVSYVRLDDSTPWPEYLSVEEDIKRVK, from the coding sequence ATGAATAAAAGTATTTTAAAAAAGCTTCTGTTTGGAGTTTTGGTTGTCGGCGGTTTCATTACATATTACATGTTAGAAAATTTAAATTCAAATCAGCTTAGTGATGCGTTTTCATCAGGAAACGGACGGCTTGAAATGACGGAAGTAGATATAGCTACTAAATATCCAGGTCGTGTTCAAAAGGTGTTTGTTCAAGAAGGGCAAATGGTTAGTAAAGGTCAGTTGATGGCTAAGTTAGATACTAAAGAACTTGAAGCAAGACTAAAACAAACAAAAGCTATGGTTGAGCAAGCTGTACAACAAAAAGAGTATTCAAAGGCAATAGTAGTACAGCGTAAAAGTGAACTTTCTCTCGCCAAGAAGAATCTGGAACGTTCAAAATCACTCTATGTAAACAAAAATATTTCTTTAGTACAACTACAACAAGATGAGACAAAATTAAAAAGTGCTAAAGCAGCTTTGAGTGCTGCGAAAGCTCAAGTTGTTAGTGCCGAAGCTTCTATAGAAGCTGCAAAAGCGCAAGTTGAAACTATCAAAGTAAATATTGAAGAGACTAGTTTGTATGCACCGATTGAAGGAAGAGTATTATATAAGCTTGTAGAATCTGGAGAAATTGTAGGCAGCGGTACAAAACTATATACTCTTTTAAATCTGACTGACACATTTATGACTATTTTTCTTCCTACAGCCGATGCAGGTCGTGTTGAAGTTGGTAGTGAAGCACGTATAGTTGTAGATGCATTGCCAGATAAACCAATACCTGCTTTTGTGACTTTTGTATCACCGGAAGCACAGTTTACTCCAAAAGAGATCGAAACTGATAAGGAGCGTGCTAAACTGATGTTTCGTATAAAAGTAAAAGTTGATCCTAAAATAATCAAAGATGGTTTTAGAAATGCAAAAAGCGGTCTTCCAGGTGTTTCTTATGTAAGATTAGATGATTCTACGCCATGGCCTGAATATCTTAGTGTTGAAGAGGATATTAAGAGAGTCAAATGA
- a CDS encoding TolC family protein: MKIKLFLFIALTTISLWSAPLYSDVNIAIVMDAQTSQYKKIKDEISTELEVMTQGEFKVSFMKPIIIDWSVSKAQDTLQNIQNDPNIDMTITIGLVSANTAFKAKDLNKPTLAPYLLLFEEQLQVTKKNMNYLAFSTPFDTAIKNFLDVATFKKMTLIVDEKLSSSLPIAMNGLKKSTINKGIELNVIISGSKNPLEQLPKDTQAVMLTPLPSLSSTSKQNLIDALVIKQLPSYSFGDELSVYDGIMMSSVSTENISRRVRQLALNIQSVLRGKSPENLPTKFEDKHQLIINLKTTNKIGVYPSFNLLSKAKIIEDDEADIEDSFSLSDVAKLAIKSNLNIIAGKLGIKLEDENIKEVRSVLLPQIRADLSYTQQNSDNIYVKNGFYAEKSSTGAIKLHQILFSEKALAALEIQKKVKAATVAQQRTLEMDIVEQASTMFLNILIAQTQLKVEKENLKLTKSNLEMAQARVEAGTSDLSDMYHWESRIATSKQRVHQAKVAVQQAQDGLNYILHRPITKRIKTVPATLNDPYLLVSNKELLSLITNENDIKLINDYFVEEGLKSASELQMYNGYIAAQKRKLTSDRRAYFSPNIEFVGEMSRVFDEKRDPSSTINLEDQTNWSASVVLSLPLYEGSARSARSSYSQLKLQQLELSKELEKNSIERQIRYDLHTVRSSFPSIKLTQQAAKSAKKSFELVQNNYAKGTRSMTDLLVAQNETILADQKSASAIYQFLKDLMNLQRDIGRFDFFMDESERNTYTKEFSSIIKNSHINQTSKAKE, translated from the coding sequence ATGAAGATTAAACTATTTTTATTTATAGCTTTAACAACTATAAGCTTATGGTCTGCACCACTTTATTCGGATGTAAATATTGCAATTGTAATGGATGCACAAACTTCTCAGTATAAAAAGATAAAAGATGAAATCTCAACAGAGTTGGAAGTTATGACACAGGGTGAATTTAAAGTTAGTTTTATGAAACCTATTATCATTGACTGGTCAGTTTCTAAAGCGCAAGATACTTTACAAAACATACAAAATGATCCAAATATTGATATGACCATAACGATTGGTCTTGTGTCTGCTAATACTGCTTTTAAAGCAAAAGACCTAAATAAACCTACTTTAGCACCCTACTTATTACTATTTGAAGAGCAATTACAAGTTACTAAAAAAAATATGAACTATCTTGCTTTTAGTACACCTTTTGATACTGCAATTAAAAACTTTTTGGACGTTGCAACTTTTAAGAAAATGACATTGATTGTAGATGAAAAACTCTCATCTTCGCTTCCTATCGCAATGAATGGTTTGAAAAAATCTACTATAAATAAAGGTATAGAACTTAATGTAATTATAAGCGGCTCTAAAAATCCACTTGAACAATTGCCTAAAGACACTCAGGCCGTTATGCTTACACCGCTTCCATCTTTAAGTAGTACATCTAAACAAAATTTAATAGACGCTTTAGTGATAAAGCAACTTCCTAGTTACTCTTTTGGAGATGAGCTAAGTGTTTATGATGGGATAATGATGTCATCAGTATCGACTGAGAATATATCTAGAAGAGTTAGACAATTAGCACTAAATATTCAATCTGTATTACGAGGTAAAAGTCCTGAAAACCTGCCTACTAAATTTGAAGATAAACATCAACTAATAATTAATTTAAAAACTACAAACAAGATTGGTGTTTATCCTTCTTTTAACCTTCTAAGCAAAGCAAAAATAATAGAAGACGATGAAGCTGATATTGAAGATTCATTTAGTTTAAGCGATGTTGCAAAACTTGCAATAAAAAGCAATCTTAATATTATTGCAGGAAAGTTGGGAATAAAACTAGAAGATGAAAATATCAAAGAAGTTCGCTCAGTATTACTTCCTCAAATTAGAGCTGATCTTTCATATACACAGCAAAATAGTGATAATATTTATGTAAAAAACGGTTTTTATGCAGAGAAAAGCTCTACTGGTGCTATTAAACTTCATCAGATACTTTTTTCAGAAAAAGCTTTGGCTGCTTTAGAGATACAAAAAAAAGTGAAAGCTGCCACAGTGGCGCAACAACGTACTTTGGAGATGGATATTGTGGAACAGGCAAGTACAATGTTTTTAAATATACTTATAGCCCAAACGCAATTAAAAGTTGAAAAAGAAAATTTAAAACTTACCAAGTCTAATTTAGAGATGGCACAAGCTCGTGTTGAAGCGGGAACTTCCGACCTATCAGATATGTATCATTGGGAGAGCAGAATTGCTACTTCAAAACAACGTGTACATCAGGCAAAAGTAGCTGTCCAACAAGCACAAGATGGACTTAACTATATATTACATCGTCCTATAACAAAGAGAATAAAAACTGTGCCTGCAACGTTAAACGATCCTTATTTGCTTGTTAGTAACAAAGAACTACTATCTTTAATTACAAATGAAAATGATATTAAGTTAATTAATGATTATTTTGTTGAAGAGGGCTTAAAAAGTGCATCTGAATTACAGATGTATAACGGTTATATAGCTGCACAAAAGCGCAAGCTTACGTCGGACCGAAGAGCTTACTTCTCACCTAATATTGAATTTGTTGGCGAGATGTCCAGAGTTTTTGATGAAAAACGAGATCCATCATCAACTATTAATTTAGAAGATCAAACTAATTGGAGCGCAAGTGTTGTTCTTTCCCTCCCTTTATATGAAGGAAGTGCTAGAAGTGCACGTTCCTCATATTCGCAACTTAAATTACAGCAGTTAGAATTATCAAAGGAGCTAGAAAAAAACTCAATAGAACGACAAATCCGATATGACCTTCATACTGTCCGCTCTAGTTTTCCTTCCATAAAACTTACACAACAGGCAGCAAAGTCGGCAAAGAAAAGTTTTGAACTTGTACAAAATAATTATGCAAAAGGGACTCGTTCCATGACAGATCTACTTGTAGCTCAAAATGAGACTATTTTAGCTGATCAAAAATCTGCAAGTGCTATTTATCAGTTTTTAAAAGATCTTATGAATTTGCAAAGAGATATAGGACGATTCGATTTTTTTATGGATGAGTCTGAACGTAATACATATACAAAGGAGTTTTCATCAATTATTAAAAACTCACATATAAATCAAACATCAAAGGCAAAAGAATGA
- a CDS encoding TetR/AcrR family transcriptional regulator, which yields MSLKKKVKELKRDLILEEASKLFQKEGYENMKVAELASNVGVSVGSIYTLFGSKENLYNNYILNQIDYYLEMLEKNIKDVNDPYEKLKILTNIKFQAFISHKNVLHLGVNHPLFYVNTYNFADEDDVMMEVYRFISENIMEPLRKHITTSKSSLEMTLLYDSISTAMVKHWVIVNDDLMQKNDELLESFLLLIKNR from the coding sequence ATGAGTTTAAAAAAAAAAGTAAAAGAACTAAAAAGAGACTTAATACTTGAAGAAGCGTCAAAACTCTTTCAAAAAGAGGGTTATGAGAATATGAAAGTAGCTGAATTAGCTTCTAATGTAGGAGTGTCGGTTGGCTCTATTTATACGCTTTTTGGTTCAAAAGAAAATCTATATAACAACTATATACTGAATCAAATTGATTATTATCTGGAGATGTTAGAAAAAAATATTAAAGATGTAAATGACCCGTATGAAAAACTTAAAATTCTAACAAATATTAAGTTTCAAGCTTTTATCTCTCATAAAAATGTACTGCATTTAGGTGTAAATCATCCTTTGTTCTATGTAAATACTTACAACTTTGCCGATGAAGACGATGTAATGATGGAAGTATATAGATTTATCAGCGAAAATATTATGGAGCCTTTGAGAAAACACATAACTACCTCAAAGAGTTCATTGGAAATGACATTATTATATGATAGTATTAGTACTGCCATGGTTAAACACTGGGTCATTGTAAATGATGACTTAATGCAAAAAAACGATGAACTTTTAGAAAGTTTTTTATTACTTATTAAAAACAGATAG
- a CDS encoding ABC transporter ATP-binding protein, translated as MIELKNVEKYFYKGEEREVHALNDVNLKIEDGEFSVLTGTSGCGKTTLLNAVGLLDNITSGEIYLDGNELAHLSDEEKTKIRLEKMGFVFQAYNLIPVLSVKENIAFIMRLQGYDSKQIDKRVDELAELLEIKSKLDSLPSLLSGGQQQRVAVARAVATKPKIILADEPTANLDHKNSEALMKMMKELNEKEKITILFASHDDYVVELAKKVIHLKDGKVL; from the coding sequence ATGATAGAGCTCAAAAATGTAGAAAAATACTTTTACAAAGGTGAAGAACGTGAAGTTCATGCTCTAAATGATGTCAACTTAAAGATTGAAGACGGTGAATTCTCAGTACTTACTGGTACAAGTGGGTGCGGGAAGACTACACTTTTAAATGCTGTAGGTTTACTTGACAATATAACAAGTGGTGAGATATATCTCGATGGCAATGAACTGGCACATCTAAGTGATGAAGAAAAAACAAAAATACGCTTAGAGAAAATGGGCTTTGTATTTCAAGCGTACAACCTCATCCCCGTTTTGAGTGTAAAAGAAAACATAGCGTTTATTATGCGCCTTCAAGGTTATGACAGTAAACAGATAGATAAAAGAGTAGATGAACTTGCAGAGCTTTTAGAGATCAAAAGCAAGCTGGATTCTCTTCCATCCTTACTTAGCGGAGGACAGCAGCAGCGCGTTGCAGTTGCCCGTGCAGTTGCAACAAAACCAAAGATCATACTTGCAGATGAACCAACGGCAAATCTGGATCATAAAAACTCAGAGGCACTTATGAAGATGATGAAAGAGCTTAACGAAAAAGAAAAAATAACGATTTTATTTGCTTCACATGATGATTATGTTGTAGAATTAGCAAAAAAAGTCATTCACCTTAAAGATGGAAAGGTACTCTAA
- a CDS encoding GGDEF domain-containing protein, with translation MELLPISSDKRVQREQVRLLYAQGSIIQILGVVSSFIILAILWNAIEHSMLFIWLCVNVSIYLVRLFYVKKFSKIYKTNFDINKWKNIYIVSTFISGVSWGTLALFLDSSWSASHQLALFILYVGITAGAFNTNSSVFVSYLAFYIPPILMLLYSTIKQSSGLPYELVFLIIIYMILMYMTSLKFHNHLVNLLELRFQNEELATDLKLANNKLSHLADIDELSQIHNRRSMNKFLLQEWNWHHEEKKPLSLLMIDIDFFKQYNDTYGHSEGDRCILEIAKILKKNIRSDIDLASRYGGEEFVVILRDTDELEALNIAQRISLNVLSKQIEHACSEVSDYLTVSIGLSTMIPNILDEEVRIFDLADSRLYKAKENGRNQIVYS, from the coding sequence ATGGAACTTTTACCTATAAGCTCAGATAAAAGGGTTCAAAGAGAGCAAGTCAGACTTCTTTATGCTCAAGGTAGTATTATCCAGATTTTAGGGGTAGTATCATCTTTTATTATTTTGGCAATTTTATGGAATGCCATAGAGCATAGCATGTTGTTTATATGGCTTTGTGTAAATGTATCTATTTATCTTGTAAGGTTGTTTTATGTAAAGAAGTTCTCTAAAATCTACAAAACAAATTTCGATATAAACAAGTGGAAAAACATCTACATAGTATCAACATTCATTTCAGGTGTCTCTTGGGGTACACTTGCTCTGTTTTTAGATAGTTCCTGGAGTGCTTCTCATCAACTGGCTCTGTTTATTTTGTATGTCGGAATCACAGCAGGAGCTTTTAACACTAACTCTTCCGTATTTGTATCATACCTGGCTTTTTACATACCTCCAATACTTATGCTTTTATATTCAACTATAAAACAAAGTAGCGGTCTACCTTACGAACTTGTATTTTTGATCATAATATATATGATATTAATGTACATGACATCACTAAAATTTCACAACCATTTGGTAAATCTACTCGAACTTCGATTTCAAAACGAAGAACTTGCAACAGACTTGAAACTTGCTAACAATAAACTATCTCATCTAGCAGATATAGATGAGCTTTCTCAAATACATAACAGAAGATCAATGAACAAGTTTTTACTACAAGAGTGGAACTGGCACCATGAAGAGAAAAAACCGCTCTCTTTGCTTATGATAGATATAGACTTTTTTAAACAGTATAACGATACCTACGGTCATTCTGAGGGTGACAGATGTATTTTGGAAATTGCTAAAATTCTTAAAAAGAACATCCGCTCAGACATCGATTTAGCTTCAAGATACGGTGGAGAGGAATTTGTAGTTATCTTACGCGACACAGATGAGCTGGAGGCTTTAAACATAGCACAAAGAATATCTTTAAATGTACTTTCTAAACAGATAGAACACGCATGTTCAGAAGTATCTGATTACCTAACTGTAAGCATAGGTTTAAGCACTATGATACCCAATATCTTGGATGAAGAGGTAAGGATATTTGATCTTGCAGATTCAAGACTATATAAAGCTAAAGAAAATGGGCGAAACCAAATAGTGTATTCATAA
- a CDS encoding DUF3465 domain-containing protein: MIYINKILIFTFLLYAISINVLANDAKLHQAYQNKYSDLQIQGSGTVIRILPDDNKGSRHQKFIVKLKSNQTLLISHNIDLSNRISNLKIGDTVEFYGEYEWNHKGGVIHWTHKDPKNRHVHGWLKHRGKTYD; this comes from the coding sequence ATGATATATATAAATAAAATACTAATTTTCACATTCTTATTATATGCTATATCTATAAATGTATTAGCAAATGATGCAAAGCTTCATCAAGCTTATCAAAACAAATATAGTGACCTTCAAATTCAAGGTAGTGGGACAGTTATCCGTATATTACCTGATGATAATAAAGGTTCTAGACATCAAAAGTTCATTGTAAAACTAAAGAGTAATCAAACATTGCTTATATCCCATAATATAGATTTATCAAATCGTATTTCAAATCTAAAGATTGGTGATACAGTGGAGTTTTATGGAGAATATGAATGGAACCATAAAGGCGGCGTTATTCATTGGACACATAAAGATCCTAAAAACAGGCACGTTCACGGTTGGTTAAAACATAGAGGTAAAACTTACGACTAA
- a CDS encoding ATP-dependent helicase, giving the protein MPLSRLNQEQYNAATSRDNENLIIASAGTGKTSTIVGRIAYLLNSGIKPNEILLLTFTNKAAAEMVSRVAEYFGKDVAGKIDAGTFHAVSYRWLKKFDKKVVLKQQRELKTLFRSVFEKRSFMNIDAEVQPYGGNYLYDLYSFYQNTELTNDFESWIIENYPEHELFALIYADVVDEFEKLKQEYGFVNFNDLLLNFRDMCKTKDLGYKEVLVDEYQDTNALQGTIIDAMNPPSLFCVGDYDQSIYAFNGADITIIGSFNTKFPQAKVHTLTKNYRSSPLILSLASKVIEHNERIYPKQLEVTRQGNFESPKLLAYDELFDQYHAIATKIRDTQTPHEDIAVIFRNNSTADGIEVGLRELGIGCKRKGGTSFFDAREVKAVLDLYTLLVNESDMMAFIHVFEFVRGIGSAMAKEMYLALKNVGNGSMIYGLYAPDESIKNPFEKRKLNHQLGLFDDFLELGAVGKFAKLGFEAKFMKNPVLKHPKLTKDSATFLHNFYLLFRSLKGIKQPRTIVKKIYESDLFAYISDVLSTKRATLKDGTIDEKQKADSNTKIKRKMLLLEDLSRPYDNHERFLNAMILGSSDLTQGEGVNLLSVHASKGLEYKEVYVIDLMDGRFPNRKLMQRGGSLDEERRLFYVAVTRAKDILYLSYAKYDKIKKTNFVASQFLYEAGLVPKDENYRALIQKEMDKMDEEA; this is encoded by the coding sequence ATGCCTTTATCACGCCTAAATCAAGAACAATACAATGCTGCAACTTCGAGAGACAATGAGAACCTGATCATAGCCTCAGCCGGTACAGGAAAAACATCTACAATCGTAGGAAGAATTGCATACCTTTTAAACTCTGGCATAAAACCAAATGAGATACTGCTTTTAACTTTTACAAATAAAGCAGCAGCCGAGATGGTGTCGCGTGTTGCTGAGTATTTCGGTAAAGATGTAGCAGGTAAAATAGATGCTGGAACTTTTCATGCGGTAAGCTACAGATGGCTTAAAAAATTTGATAAAAAAGTTGTTCTAAAACAACAGCGTGAGTTAAAAACACTATTTAGAAGTGTGTTTGAGAAACGTTCATTTATGAACATAGATGCAGAAGTTCAGCCATATGGTGGAAACTATCTGTATGATCTTTACTCTTTCTACCAAAATACGGAACTTACTAATGATTTTGAATCTTGGATCATAGAAAACTACCCTGAACATGAGCTGTTTGCCTTAATATACGCAGATGTAGTTGATGAGTTTGAAAAACTAAAACAAGAGTATGGTTTTGTAAACTTTAACGATCTTCTTTTAAATTTTAGGGATATGTGTAAAACTAAAGACCTTGGCTACAAAGAAGTTCTTGTAGATGAGTACCAAGATACAAACGCGCTTCAAGGAACGATCATAGATGCTATGAATCCTCCGTCACTCTTTTGTGTCGGTGATTATGATCAGAGTATATATGCATTTAACGGAGCAGATATAACGATCATCGGATCGTTTAATACAAAGTTTCCTCAGGCTAAGGTTCATACTTTAACTAAGAACTACCGTTCATCTCCGCTTATTCTATCTCTTGCATCTAAGGTGATCGAACATAATGAGCGCATCTATCCAAAGCAGCTTGAAGTAACAAGACAAGGTAACTTTGAGTCTCCTAAACTTTTAGCATATGATGAGCTTTTTGATCAGTACCATGCTATAGCCACAAAAATACGTGACACTCAGACACCTCATGAAGATATTGCCGTGATCTTTAGAAACAATTCAACGGCTGATGGGATCGAAGTTGGTTTAAGAGAACTTGGAATAGGGTGTAAAAGAAAGGGCGGTACAAGCTTTTTTGATGCACGTGAAGTTAAAGCAGTACTTGATCTCTATACTCTTTTAGTAAATGAATCTGATATGATGGCTTTTATACATGTATTTGAGTTTGTTAGAGGTATAGGTTCAGCCATGGCCAAAGAGATGTATTTGGCTTTAAAAAATGTTGGTAACGGTAGCATGATTTACGGTCTTTATGCACCAGATGAATCTATAAAAAATCCTTTTGAAAAGCGTAAGTTAAACCATCAGTTAGGATTGTTTGATGACTTTTTAGAACTGGGTGCCGTTGGTAAATTTGCAAAGCTCGGGTTTGAAGCAAAGTTTATGAAAAACCCTGTGTTAAAACACCCAAAACTTACAAAAGATTCGGCTACTTTTTTACATAACTTTTATCTGCTATTTCGTAGTTTAAAAGGGATCAAACAGCCAAGAACGATCGTAAAGAAAATATACGAATCCGATCTGTTTGCATATATATCTGACGTGCTTAGTACGAAAAGAGCTACACTTAAAGACGGCACGATTGACGAGAAACAAAAAGCAGACTCAAACACAAAGATAAAGCGAAAAATGCTTCTGCTTGAAGACCTTTCACGCCCGTATGATAACCATGAAAGATTTTTAAATGCAATGATCCTTGGATCATCCGATCTAACGCAAGGGGAGGGTGTAAACCTTCTTAGCGTTCACGCTTCTAAAGGGCTTGAGTACAAAGAAGTTTACGTGATTGATCTTATGGATGGGCGTTTTCCAAACCGCAAGCTGATGCAAAGAGGCGGAAGTCTTGATGAAGAGAGACGACTTTTTTATGTAGCCGTTACTAGGGCTAAAGATATACTCTACCTAAGCTATGCAAAGTATGACAAGATCAAAAAGACAAACTTTGTAGCGAGTCAGTTTTTATATGAAGCGGGGCTTGTACCTAAAGATGAGAATTACCGTGCACTTATCCAAAAAGAGATGGACAAGATGGATGAAGAAGCTTAA
- a CDS encoding diguanylate cyclase has protein sequence MNTDEQLLRIISKETLEAVDSMSIVTPSVYTSVFNEKAKSHHLDISEEVKISQEILDIECRNLIEMRENNSKNAIKLSASTSKAIDAIKQKDEKSLGKVLEETEQLKREIESLREIAYKDELTGAYNRKWLRDHYLHQDDDNFTSGGTIVIIDINAFKDINDTHGHAVGDKVLIFIANNLKKTKGDVIRYGGDEFLIFFDEQTELKDVFSRITKINDFVTNKRLKAKDGEFKVSFSIGISQFKIDDVFSNILEDADKKMYENKEEMKRLNY, from the coding sequence ATGAATACTGATGAACAACTTTTAAGAATTATTTCAAAAGAAACACTAGAAGCTGTAGACTCTATGTCAATAGTTACACCTTCTGTATATACAAGCGTTTTTAACGAAAAAGCAAAGTCTCATCATTTAGATATCTCAGAAGAAGTAAAAATCTCTCAGGAAATTTTAGATATAGAATGTAGAAATCTAATCGAGATGAGAGAAAACAACAGTAAAAATGCCATCAAACTAAGTGCCTCTACATCAAAAGCTATCGATGCAATTAAACAAAAAGACGAAAAAAGTTTGGGTAAGGTTTTAGAAGAAACAGAGCAACTTAAACGTGAAATAGAAAGTCTGAGAGAGATCGCTTATAAAGATGAGCTAACAGGTGCTTACAACAGAAAATGGTTAAGAGATCATTACCTTCACCAAGATGATGATAACTTTACTTCAGGCGGTACGATAGTAATTATAGATATAAATGCATTTAAAGATATTAATGACACTCATGGACATGCCGTAGGTGACAAAGTACTTATATTTATTGCAAACAACCTTAAAAAAACAAAAGGTGACGTTATAAGATACGGAGGAGATGAATTTTTAATATTTTTTGATGAACAAACAGAACTCAAAGATGTTTTTTCAAGAATAACCAAAATCAATGACTTTGTAACAAACAAAAGATTAAAAGCAAAAGACGGTGAGTTTAAAGTTAGTTTTTCAATCGGTATATCTCAATTTAAAATAGATGATGTTTTTTCAAATATTTTAGAAGATGCAGATAAAAAAATGTATGAAAACAAAGAGGAGATGAAAAGACTTAATTATTAA
- a CDS encoding GGDEF domain-containing protein, with protein sequence MKKYNLTNLLLANIDVKTYEPIYRKMVLLYIILLATIVGFGLFSVLNMFVLNNYFVSILNFISFLIVAYAFYHLRKTGTIELVSNIVTANIFIFLLLLVYFQEGKDFTFIWTIFLPITAILLNGSKKGTLYSAVFYLIFFSMAYSGINVWQDGHWTSVSFIRLIFASLILVYVLYLIEQSFEKSYIALEETRSKEKEYLEQLHQISITDHLTGLYNRRELNSIFQSTFEMAKSSEKYFAFFILDLDYFKEYNDNYGHHKGDQVLIEIGAVLKKNLRRGIDNVFRLGGEEFSGFLVSDSEENIFNYIEKIRKDIEELKIVHAKNPHKFVTASFGVSVIKKYNIIDFDFIYKVADEFLYEAKDAGRNTIKGSIVDFSCEI encoded by the coding sequence ATGAAGAAATATAATCTAACAAACCTTTTATTGGCAAATATAGATGTTAAAACCTACGAGCCTATTTATAGAAAAATGGTTCTTCTTTATATCATTTTACTGGCTACTATAGTTGGTTTTGGATTATTTTCTGTTTTAAACATGTTTGTTTTAAACAACTACTTTGTGTCTATTTTAAATTTTATATCATTTTTAATTGTAGCGTATGCATTTTATCACCTAAGAAAGACAGGTACTATAGAACTTGTTTCAAATATAGTTACTGCAAATATTTTTATTTTTTTACTATTGTTGGTGTATTTTCAAGAGGGTAAGGACTTTACTTTTATATGGACAATATTTCTTCCAATAACGGCTATACTTTTAAACGGAAGTAAAAAAGGTACATTATACAGTGCAGTGTTTTATCTTATATTCTTTAGTATGGCTTATAGCGGCATAAATGTTTGGCAGGATGGACATTGGACAAGTGTCAGTTTTATCCGTTTAATATTTGCAAGTTTGATACTTGTTTATGTTCTTTATCTAATTGAACAAAGTTTTGAAAAATCATATATAGCGCTAGAGGAAACAAGAAGTAAAGAAAAAGAGTATCTTGAACAGTTACATCAAATTTCAATTACTGATCATTTAACAGGTCTTTACAACAGAAGAGAGTTAAACAGCATATTTCAATCAACTTTTGAAATGGCAAAAAGCAGTGAAAAATATTTCGCTTTTTTTATTTTAGATTTGGATTATTTTAAAGAGTATAACGACAACTACGGTCATCATAAGGGTGATCAGGTCTTGATTGAAATTGGAGCTGTTTTAAAGAAAAATCTGCGCAGAGGGATCGACAATGTTTTTAGATTAGGCGGAGAAGAGTTCTCTGGTTTTTTAGTTTCAGATTCTGAGGAGAATATATTCAACTATATTGAAAAAATTCGTAAAGATATTGAAGAGTTGAAAATAGTCCATGCTAAAAACCCTCATAAGTTTGTTACTGCATCTTTTGGTGTATCTGTAATTAAAAAGTATAACATCATAGATTTTGACTTTATTTATAAAGTAGCAGATGAGTTTTTATATGAGGCTAAAGATGCCGGCAGAAATACAATAAAAGGCTCTATTGTAGACTTTTCATGTGAAATATAA